Proteins encoded together in one Polaribacter reichenbachii window:
- the nusA gene encoding transcription termination factor NusA, which produces MENIALIDSFSEFKDNKSIDRVTLMSILEEVFRAALKRKFGSDDNFDIIINPDKGDLEIWRNRVVVADGFSEDDNEEIELAEARLIEPDFEIGEDVSEEVKLIDLGRRAILALRQNLISKIYEHDSTNIFKHFKELEGDLYSAEVHHIRHNAIILLDDDGNEIVLPKSEQIRSDFFRKGDSVRGVIKTVELRGNKPAIILSRTSPAFLNKLFEQEIPEVFDGLITVEGVARIPGEKAKVAVDSYDDRIDPVGACVGVKGSRIHGIVRELGNENIDVINYTKNEQLFISRALSPAKVTSMEITMYEEEKNGKKGRVSVLLKPEEVSKAIGRGGVNIRLASELTGYEIDVQREGLEEEDVELTEFIDEIEDWVITEFKKIGLDTARSVLETSVAELVKRTDLEEETIIDVQRILKEEFED; this is translated from the coding sequence ATGGAAAATATAGCGTTAATTGATTCGTTTTCAGAATTTAAAGATAATAAAAGTATAGACAGAGTAACATTAATGTCTATTTTAGAAGAAGTATTTAGAGCTGCTTTAAAGCGTAAGTTTGGTTCAGATGATAATTTTGACATTATTATTAACCCAGATAAAGGAGATTTAGAGATTTGGAGAAATAGAGTTGTTGTTGCAGATGGCTTTTCTGAAGATGATAATGAAGAGATAGAATTAGCTGAAGCAAGATTAATTGAGCCAGATTTTGAAATCGGTGAAGATGTATCTGAAGAAGTAAAATTAATAGATTTAGGAAGAAGAGCAATTTTAGCGTTACGTCAAAACCTAATTTCTAAAATCTACGAGCACGATAGTACAAATATCTTTAAGCATTTTAAAGAATTAGAAGGCGATTTGTATAGTGCAGAAGTGCACCACATTCGTCATAATGCAATCATTTTATTAGATGATGATGGTAATGAGATTGTTTTACCAAAAAGTGAGCAAATTCGTTCAGATTTCTTTAGAAAAGGAGATTCTGTAAGAGGTGTTATAAAAACAGTAGAATTAAGAGGTAATAAGCCTGCAATTATTCTTTCTAGAACATCACCAGCATTTTTAAATAAATTGTTTGAGCAAGAAATTCCTGAGGTTTTCGATGGTTTAATTACTGTAGAAGGTGTTGCAAGAATTCCTGGTGAAAAAGCAAAAGTAGCTGTAGATTCTTATGATGATAGAATAGATCCTGTAGGAGCCTGTGTAGGTGTTAAAGGTTCTAGAATTCACGGAATTGTACGTGAGTTAGGTAATGAAAATATCGATGTTATCAACTATACCAAAAACGAACAATTGTTTATTTCAAGAGCATTGAGCCCTGCAAAAGTGACATCAATGGAAATAACAATGTATGAAGAAGAAAAAAATGGTAAAAAAGGACGAGTAAGTGTACTTTTAAAACCAGAAGAAGTTTCTAAAGCAATTGGTAGAGGTGGTGTTAATATTAGATTGGCAAGTGAGTTAACTGGTTACGAAATAGACGTTCAAAGAGAAGGTTTAGAAGAAGAAGATGTAGAGTTAACAGAATTTATCGATGAAATCGAAGACTGGGTAATTACAGAATTCAAGAAAATTGGTTTAGATACAGCAAGAAGCGTCTTAGAAACAAGCGTTGCAGAGTTGGTAAAAAGAACCGATTTAGAAGAAGAAACAATTATAGACGTTCAAAGAATCTTAAAAGAAGAATTCGAGGACTAA
- the recR gene encoding recombination mediator RecR: MDFSSKILENAVNEVSRLPGIGKRTALRLVLHLLKQPAENTKYLSEALLHLRNDVKTCEKCHNISDTVLCDICQNPKRNPEIVCVVEDIRDVMAIESTAQFKGLYHVLGGKISPIEGIGPQNLQIDSLINKVEQGKVKELIFALSSTMEGDTTNFYIYKQLQKFDITTSTIARGIAVGDELEYADEVTLGRSIINRIPFEQSIRG; this comes from the coding sequence ATGGATTTTTCATCGAAGATTTTAGAAAATGCAGTGAATGAGGTTTCGCGTTTGCCAGGAATAGGTAAGCGAACAGCTTTGCGTTTGGTGTTGCATTTACTAAAACAACCTGCAGAAAATACAAAATATTTATCTGAAGCCTTATTACATTTAAGAAATGATGTAAAAACTTGCGAAAAATGTCATAATATTTCTGATACAGTTTTGTGTGATATTTGCCAAAATCCAAAAAGAAATCCAGAAATTGTTTGTGTAGTTGAGGATATTAGAGATGTGATGGCTATAGAAAGTACTGCTCAGTTTAAAGGATTATATCACGTTTTAGGAGGTAAAATATCACCAATAGAAGGTATTGGGCCTCAAAATTTACAAATAGACTCTTTGATTAATAAAGTTGAACAAGGAAAAGTTAAAGAGTTAATTTTTGCCTTAAGTTCTACAATGGAAGGTGATACCACTAACTTTTATATTTATAAGCAACTTCAAAAATTTGATATTACAACATCTACAATAGCAAGAGGTATTGCAGTAGGGGATGAGTTAGAATATGCAGATGAGGTTACTTTAGGTAGAAGTATTATTAATAGAATTCCTTTTGAGCAAAGTATAAGAGGTTGA
- a CDS encoding sodium:solute symporter: MQPLHIILLIVGYFTVLILISYITGKSANNKTFFKANNSSPWYLVAFGMIGASLSGVTFISVPGWVEAQSMSYMQMVLGYVIGYAVIGLVLLPLYYRLNLTSIYTYLEDRFGKYSYKTGASFFLLSRTIGAAFRLFLVANVLQLLLFDAYGIPFWVTVTITILLIWLYTFKGGIKTIVWTDTLQTLFMLIAVGVCIYTISDELQISNIFSYITDNKLSKTFFFDNIKTGDYFWKRFLAGAFVAIVMTGLDQDMMQKNLTCRNLKDAQKNMFWFTIVLVIVNFFFLALGVLLTDYAQKNGIDAHKDQLFPIIATKGTLGLATAIFFLLGLIAAAYSSADSALTSLTTSFSIDILEIDKNKDQVEQEKTRKKIHIIFSFILIATILIFKYFIADESVIAKIFTFANYTYGPLLGLYAFGLFTKLKVKDKFVPLICISSPFITFLVNFLCLKHFNFDFGFALLILNGAITFIGLLFLKKSKNL, from the coding sequence ATGCAACCACTTCACATCATCTTATTAATAGTAGGTTATTTTACTGTACTTATTCTTATTTCTTACATCACAGGAAAATCTGCCAATAACAAAACTTTTTTTAAGGCAAACAATTCTTCTCCTTGGTATTTAGTTGCTTTTGGTATGATTGGGGCTTCGCTTTCTGGAGTTACATTTATTTCTGTTCCTGGTTGGGTAGAAGCACAAAGTATGAGTTACATGCAAATGGTTTTAGGCTATGTAATTGGTTATGCCGTAATTGGTTTGGTGTTATTACCACTTTATTATCGACTTAATTTAACATCAATCTACACCTATTTAGAAGATAGATTTGGAAAATATTCTTACAAAACAGGAGCCTCTTTTTTCTTATTATCAAGAACAATTGGTGCAGCTTTTCGTCTGTTTTTAGTAGCAAACGTACTTCAACTTTTATTATTTGATGCTTACGGAATTCCTTTTTGGGTAACAGTAACCATAACTATTTTATTGATTTGGCTCTATACTTTTAAAGGCGGAATTAAAACTATTGTCTGGACAGATACTCTACAGACTTTATTTATGTTAATTGCAGTTGGTGTTTGTATTTATACGATTTCTGATGAATTACAAATATCAAACATATTCTCTTATATTACTGACAACAAGCTTTCTAAAACCTTCTTTTTTGATAATATAAAAACTGGCGATTATTTCTGGAAACGCTTTTTAGCAGGTGCTTTTGTAGCTATTGTAATGACTGGTTTAGACCAAGATATGATGCAAAAAAACCTGACTTGCAGAAACTTAAAAGATGCACAGAAAAATATGTTTTGGTTTACTATTGTTTTAGTAATTGTAAACTTTTTCTTTTTAGCTTTAGGAGTACTTTTAACAGACTATGCTCAGAAAAACGGAATTGACGCACATAAAGATCAATTATTCCCAATAATAGCTACAAAAGGAACTTTAGGTTTAGCAACTGCTATTTTCTTTTTATTAGGGTTAATTGCTGCTGCATATTCTAGTGCAGATTCTGCCTTAACTTCTTTAACCACTTCTTTTAGTATTGATATTTTAGAAATTGATAAAAATAAAGATCAAGTAGAACAAGAAAAAACAAGAAAGAAAATACATATCATCTTTTCTTTCATTTTAATTGCAACCATTCTTATTTTTAAATATTTTATTGCTGATGAAAGTGTTATCGCTAAAATATTCACATTTGCGAACTATACTTATGGCCCACTTTTAGGTTTATATGCATTTGGACTCTTCACCAAATTAAAAGTAAAAGACAAATTTGTACCATTAATTTGTATCTCCTCTCCTTTTATCACATTTTTAGTAAACTTTTTGTGCCTAAAACACTTTAATTTCGACTTTGGCTTTGCACTCTTAATCTTAAATGGGGCAATTACTTTTATAGGTTTACTCTTTCTTAAAAAATCAAAAAACTTATAA
- the rimP gene encoding ribosome assembly cofactor RimP yields the protein MDQNKIKDLVDEALALNESLFLIDLSISVNNKIQVTVDGDNGVPLSECIRISRNVEHNLDREEEDFSLEVTTPDISHPLKEKRQYKKNLNRILKVKIADQELEGTLTEADDEKIVLNWKAREPKPIGKGKVTVQKTATVAYKDIKEAKVKIVF from the coding sequence ATGGATCAAAACAAAATAAAAGATTTAGTAGACGAAGCATTAGCCTTAAATGAAAGTTTGTTTTTGATTGATTTATCAATATCTGTAAACAATAAAATTCAAGTTACTGTTGATGGTGATAATGGAGTTCCTTTAAGCGAATGCATTAGAATTAGTAGAAATGTAGAGCATAATTTAGATAGAGAAGAAGAAGATTTTTCTTTAGAAGTAACCACTCCAGATATTTCTCATCCTTTAAAAGAAAAAAGACAGTACAAAAAGAATTTAAATAGAATATTAAAAGTTAAAATAGCAGACCAAGAGTTAGAAGGAACTCTAACAGAAGCAGATGATGAAAAGATTGTGTTAAATTGGAAAGCTAGAGAACCAAAACCAATAGGTAAAGGAAAAGTTACTGTTCAAAAAACGGCAACTGTAGCATATAAAGATATTAAAGAGGCAAAAGTGAAGATTGTATTTTAA
- the infB gene encoding translation initiation factor IF-2 → MSEGKTMRLNKVLRELNISLDRAVEFLAGKGHEIESRPTTKITGDVYQVLLDGFETDANKKAASKEVGEEKRKEKEAIRLEAEAKLEKKRAEEAKKEEILKAKADRFELKTVGKIDIDNVGKKPVEKKEEVKEEPKEEVVAKTEPIIEEKEPAKVEEKETPVVETPKEETPVVEKPVVEAPKVKKTVSEIEKAASKVTEKKNEVRKGNTKSEEKTEEVTAENAESIKTQYKKLDGPNFTGKKIDLKQFERPKKKKPEVKKPAAADAKKKRKRISKPNTSNNNRSNPNNRGGQGNNRGGQGNNRPGFRGRGNQRTPVKKEEPTEAEIQKQVRETLEKLQGKSSKGKGAKYRRNKRDAHREQTEAELEAQSLDNKILKVTEFVTVSEVATMMNVPVTQIISSCMMLGMMVTMNQRLDAETLVIVAEEFNYKVEFVGAEVEESIEEVEDKPEDLETRAPIITVMGHVDHGKTSLLDYIRKANVIEGESGGITQHIGAYSVNVGDQKIAFLDTPGHEAFTAMRARGAQVTDLVIIVAAADDDVMPQTKEAISHAQAAGVPIIFAINKIDKPNANPDNVKTQLSQMNLLIEEWGGNIQSQDISAKTGQGVDELLEKVLLEAEILELKANPNKNAVGTVVEAQLDKGRGYVTTILVQAGSLRVGDYILAGKHSGKVKAMFNDKGKKLKIAGPSTPVSILGLDGAPQAGDKFNVFEDEREAKQIASKRSQLQREQSVRTQKTLTLDEIGRRIALGDFKELNIILKGDVDGSVEALTDSFQKLSTEEIQVNILHKGVGAITESDVLLATASDAIIVGFNVRPQGNARAVADREEVDIRTYSIIYAAINDLKDAMEGMLSPEMKEEVVGNVEIREIYKISKVGNIAGCMVMSGKIQRDSKIRIIREGIVVHDGTLTALKRFKDDVREVTKGYDCGVQIKNFNDIEQGDIIEAYMEVAVKKKLK, encoded by the coding sequence ATGTCTGAAGGCAAAACAATGAGGCTTAATAAGGTTTTAAGGGAATTAAACATTTCTCTTGATAGAGCTGTCGAATTTTTAGCAGGTAAAGGTCATGAAATAGAATCAAGACCTACCACTAAAATTACGGGAGATGTTTATCAAGTTTTACTTGATGGCTTTGAAACAGATGCGAACAAGAAAGCCGCATCTAAAGAAGTAGGAGAGGAAAAACGTAAAGAGAAAGAAGCAATTCGTTTAGAAGCTGAAGCTAAGTTAGAAAAGAAAAGAGCAGAAGAAGCAAAGAAAGAAGAAATTCTTAAAGCCAAGGCAGATAGATTCGAGTTGAAAACTGTTGGTAAAATCGATATCGATAATGTTGGTAAAAAACCTGTCGAGAAAAAAGAGGAAGTAAAGGAAGAACCTAAAGAAGAGGTTGTTGCTAAAACTGAACCTATAATCGAAGAAAAAGAACCAGCAAAGGTAGAAGAAAAAGAAACACCTGTAGTTGAAACTCCTAAAGAAGAAACTCCAGTTGTTGAAAAACCTGTTGTAGAAGCACCAAAGGTTAAAAAAACAGTTTCAGAAATTGAAAAAGCTGCATCTAAAGTTACTGAGAAGAAAAATGAAGTAAGAAAAGGCAATACTAAATCAGAAGAAAAAACTGAAGAAGTTACTGCTGAAAATGCTGAATCTATTAAAACTCAATATAAGAAATTAGATGGGCCAAACTTTACAGGTAAAAAGATTGATTTAAAGCAATTTGAAAGACCTAAAAAGAAAAAACCAGAGGTTAAAAAACCAGCTGCTGCAGATGCTAAGAAAAAGCGTAAGCGTATAAGCAAACCAAATACTTCTAACAACAATAGAAGTAACCCAAATAATAGAGGTGGTCAAGGAAATAACAGAGGTGGTCAAGGTAATAATAGACCAGGATTTAGAGGTAGAGGAAACCAAAGAACACCTGTTAAAAAAGAAGAACCTACAGAAGCTGAAATCCAAAAACAAGTAAGAGAAACTCTAGAAAAACTACAAGGTAAATCTTCTAAAGGAAAAGGAGCAAAATACCGTAGAAATAAAAGGGATGCACATAGAGAGCAAACTGAAGCAGAATTAGAAGCACAATCATTAGATAATAAAATCTTAAAAGTAACAGAATTTGTTACTGTAAGTGAGGTAGCTACAATGATGAATGTACCAGTTACTCAAATTATTTCTTCTTGTATGATGTTAGGAATGATGGTAACTATGAACCAGCGTTTAGATGCTGAAACATTAGTTATTGTTGCAGAAGAATTTAATTACAAAGTAGAATTTGTAGGTGCAGAAGTAGAAGAATCTATTGAAGAAGTAGAAGATAAACCAGAAGATTTAGAAACTCGTGCTCCAATTATTACTGTAATGGGTCACGTAGATCATGGTAAAACTTCTTTACTAGATTATATTAGAAAAGCAAATGTAATTGAAGGTGAAAGTGGAGGAATTACGCAACATATTGGAGCGTATTCTGTAAATGTAGGCGATCAAAAAATTGCATTTTTAGATACACCAGGTCACGAAGCCTTTACAGCAATGCGTGCCAGAGGTGCTCAAGTAACAGATTTAGTTATTATTGTAGCTGCAGCAGATGATGATGTAATGCCACAAACAAAAGAGGCTATTTCTCACGCACAAGCAGCAGGTGTGCCAATTATTTTTGCAATTAATAAGATTGATAAGCCTAATGCAAATCCTGATAATGTAAAAACACAATTATCTCAAATGAATTTGTTGATAGAAGAATGGGGTGGAAATATCCAATCTCAAGATATATCAGCAAAAACAGGTCAAGGTGTTGATGAACTTTTAGAAAAGGTATTATTAGAAGCAGAAATTTTAGAATTAAAAGCGAATCCAAATAAAAATGCAGTTGGTACTGTGGTAGAAGCTCAGTTAGATAAAGGTAGAGGTTATGTAACCACAATCTTAGTTCAGGCAGGTAGCTTAAGAGTTGGAGATTATATTTTAGCGGGTAAACATAGTGGTAAAGTAAAAGCTATGTTTAATGATAAAGGTAAAAAATTAAAAATAGCAGGGCCATCAACTCCAGTTTCAATTTTAGGTTTAGATGGTGCTCCACAAGCAGGTGATAAGTTTAATGTATTTGAAGATGAAAGAGAAGCAAAACAAATTGCCTCTAAACGTTCTCAATTACAACGTGAACAATCTGTTAGAACTCAGAAAACATTAACTTTAGATGAAATTGGACGTAGAATTGCACTTGGTGATTTCAAAGAATTAAACATTATTCTTAAAGGAGATGTGGATGGTTCTGTAGAAGCATTAACAGATTCTTTCCAAAAATTATCAACTGAAGAAATTCAAGTTAATATTTTACATAAAGGTGTTGGAGCCATTACAGAAAGTGATGTATTATTAGCAACAGCTTCAGATGCAATTATTGTTGGTTTTAATGTAAGACCACAAGGAAATGCAAGAGCAGTTGCAGATAGAGAAGAAGTAGATATTAGAACATACTCTATTATTTATGCTGCCATTAACGACTTAAAAGACGCTATGGAAGGAATGTTATCTCCTGAAATGAAAGAAGAGGTTGTTGGTAATGTTGAAATTAGAGAAATTTATAAGATTTCTAAAGTTGGTAACATTGCAGGTTGTATGGTAATGTCTGGTAAAATACAAAGAGATTCTAAAATTAGAATTATTAGAGAAGGTATTGTTGTTCATGATGGTACTCTTACTGCTTTAAAACGTTTTAAAGATGATGTAAGAGAAGTTACCAAAGGATATGATTGTGGAGTTCAGATTAAAAACTTTAATGATATTGAACAAGGTGATATTATTGAAGCTTATATGGAAGTTGCAGTAAAAAAGAAATTGAAATAA
- a CDS encoding universal stress protein has translation MEKILVPIDFSKKSEFASKMAARIAKESNSIVYLLHMIELPTGVVDMGAGSKFSIPESMLYLRKVRERMLEFKEKFFHKKTEVHHIIKLQQPHEGILEYADKIDADLIVMGSKGHSKFEEILIGSNTEKVVRTSKVPVIVVKRDNEKFRMRNLVFASSFKNEDKKAVFKKFLDFANHFKSEIHLLKVNTPSRFESTQEAKEKITNFIKDFDLPKYSINIYNDATINKGILNFSRDIDADLIALSTHGRSGLSHIFSASVTKTLSKKALKPILTIKV, from the coding sequence ATGGAAAAAATATTGGTCCCTATAGATTTTTCTAAAAAGTCTGAATTCGCTTCTAAAATGGCTGCAAGAATTGCTAAAGAATCGAACAGTATAGTGTATTTATTACATATGATAGAATTACCAACTGGTGTTGTAGATATGGGTGCAGGCAGTAAATTTAGCATTCCTGAAAGTATGTTATATTTAAGAAAAGTTAGAGAACGTATGCTAGAATTTAAAGAAAAGTTTTTCCATAAAAAAACAGAAGTTCATCATATTATTAAACTGCAACAGCCTCACGAAGGTATCTTAGAATATGCAGATAAAATTGATGCAGATTTAATTGTGATGGGTTCTAAAGGACATTCTAAGTTTGAAGAAATACTTATTGGCTCTAATACAGAGAAAGTGGTAAGAACCTCTAAAGTACCTGTTATTGTTGTAAAGAGAGATAATGAGAAATTTAGAATGAGAAATTTAGTTTTTGCTTCTAGTTTTAAAAATGAAGACAAAAAAGCAGTATTTAAAAAGTTTTTAGATTTTGCAAATCACTTTAAAAGCGAGATTCATTTATTAAAAGTAAATACACCTTCTAGATTTGAAAGTACACAAGAAGCTAAAGAAAAAATAACAAACTTTATTAAAGATTTCGACCTACCAAAATATTCTATAAATATCTATAATGATGCCACAATTAACAAAGGAATTTTAAATTTTTCTAGAGATATAGATGCAGATTTAATTGCTTTAAGCACGCATGGTAGAAGCGGATTATCTCATATATTTTCTGCAAGCGTAACCAAAACTTTATCTAAAAAAGCATTAAAACCTATTTTAACAATTAAAGTTTAG